A part of Nocardioides sp. WS12 genomic DNA contains:
- a CDS encoding penicillin-binding protein 2, which yields MSRTNPLRQNRTTGAVRRGSPQRRMQIGFLLIAMVLSVFAARLVQLQGIDPQDYAQMAAAEGSQIVALPATRGEILDRNGEALAETVDGRMIVADPAVTAAVAPELATLLSDRLGVDYFETLERLRTKGSRFQYVARQVPASKAEKVVADVAAKFKDDKGRPFAGLMTERDPLRIYPNDEVAANVLGFLGTPKNDGSAQALAGLEDSFDRYLSGKDGEARYQVGAGNQIPLGDNTVKPAVNGKDLRTTIDRDLQFYAQRVLQQTVVRAAAKSGIAIIMDSRTGQLLALADYPTYDASDPYEYAEELYKSSALTDVYEPGSVEKVLTISSLVDAGLAFKEQKFRVPGQLNRQDRPIGDYWEHGLIKLTLAGIIAKSSNIGTVLAADQFKKGQLRSYLEQFGLGQQTGVGLGGETKGLLPKGAAWTSQVGDRIAFGQSLSVNAVQMVTAINVIANGGVRLDPSLIQGEATTDEGAKVGSEAAGSRRVISAEAARETMLMMERVVDPDAGVAPRAAVPGYRVAGKTGTAQRVGDEGRYDGSTSVSFAGFAPADDPRFTIYVVVHSPRKGSGGGSVAGPAFSKLMSYTLRRYGVPPTGAKPNQTPVEW from the coding sequence TTGAGCCGAACGAATCCCCTCCGCCAGAACCGCACCACCGGTGCGGTGCGTCGCGGATCGCCCCAGCGCCGCATGCAGATCGGCTTCCTGCTGATCGCGATGGTGTTGTCGGTCTTCGCTGCCCGGTTGGTGCAACTGCAGGGAATCGACCCGCAGGACTACGCCCAGATGGCCGCCGCCGAGGGGTCGCAGATCGTTGCGTTGCCGGCCACGCGTGGTGAGATCCTGGACCGCAACGGCGAGGCACTCGCCGAGACGGTCGACGGCCGGATGATCGTGGCCGACCCGGCGGTGACCGCCGCGGTGGCGCCCGAACTGGCGACCCTCCTCTCCGACCGGCTCGGTGTCGACTACTTCGAAACCCTGGAGCGACTCCGCACCAAGGGCAGTCGTTTCCAGTACGTCGCCCGCCAGGTCCCGGCCAGCAAGGCCGAGAAGGTCGTGGCGGATGTCGCCGCGAAGTTCAAGGACGACAAGGGCCGCCCGTTCGCCGGACTGATGACCGAGCGGGACCCGCTGCGGATCTACCCCAACGACGAGGTCGCGGCCAACGTGCTCGGCTTCCTGGGCACGCCGAAGAACGACGGGTCCGCGCAGGCGCTCGCCGGACTCGAGGACTCGTTCGACCGCTACCTCTCGGGCAAGGACGGCGAGGCGCGCTACCAGGTCGGCGCCGGCAACCAGATCCCGCTCGGCGACAACACGGTGAAGCCGGCCGTCAACGGCAAGGACCTGCGCACCACGATCGACCGCGACCTGCAGTTCTACGCCCAGCGCGTCCTGCAGCAGACCGTCGTCCGCGCGGCCGCCAAGTCGGGCATCGCGATCATCATGGACAGCCGCACCGGCCAGTTGCTCGCGCTGGCCGACTACCCGACGTACGACGCCTCGGATCCCTACGAGTACGCCGAGGAGCTCTACAAGTCCTCGGCTCTGACCGACGTCTATGAGCCCGGCTCGGTCGAGAAGGTGCTGACGATCAGCTCGCTGGTCGACGCGGGGCTGGCGTTCAAGGAGCAGAAGTTCCGCGTCCCCGGGCAGTTGAATCGCCAGGACCGGCCGATCGGCGACTACTGGGAACACGGGCTGATCAAGTTGACCCTGGCCGGCATCATCGCGAAGTCGTCCAACATCGGCACGGTGCTGGCCGCCGACCAGTTCAAGAAGGGCCAGTTGCGGTCCTACCTCGAGCAGTTCGGCCTCGGTCAGCAGACCGGCGTCGGTCTCGGCGGCGAGACCAAGGGCCTGCTCCCGAAGGGCGCCGCCTGGACGTCACAGGTCGGCGACCGCATCGCCTTTGGCCAGTCCCTGTCGGTCAACGCGGTCCAGATGGTCACGGCGATCAACGTGATCGCCAACGGTGGTGTCCGGCTCGACCCCAGCCTGATCCAGGGTGAGGCGACGACCGATGAGGGCGCGAAGGTCGGCAGCGAGGCCGCTGGCAGTCGCCGGGTCATCAGCGCCGAAGCGGCCCGCGAGACCATGCTGATGATGGAGCGCGTCGTCGACCCGGATGCTGGTGTGGCGCCTCGCGCGGCTGTCCCCGGCTACCGCGTCGCAGGCAAGACCGGCACGGCGCAGCGGGTTGGCGACGAGGGCCGTTACGACGGCAGCACGTCGGTGTCGTTCGCCGGCTTCGCCCCCGCTGACGACCCGCGGTTCACGATCTATGTCGTCGTCCACAGCCCGCGCAAGGGCAGTGGCGGTGGCAGCGTGGCTGGTCCGGCCTTCTCGAAGCTGATGAGCTACACCCTGCGTCGGTACGGCGTTCCGCCGACGGGCGCCAAGCCCAACCAGACTCCGGTCGAGTGGTGA
- a CDS encoding UDP-N-acetylmuramoyl-L-alanyl-D-glutamate--2,6-diaminopimelate ligase: MARALGLAPVFPGVNLLGMTLDSRRVQPGDLYAALPGSRAHGASFTEQASTGGAAAVLTDPSGVAAASGWDLPLLVVDDPRAVLGAVAALVYGEPAAALTTIGVTGTQGKTTVTRLLDGGLLASGIRSAVVGTVGTRIAGEEVKTSLTTPEAPDLHGLFARMLELDVTACTMEVSSHALVMGRVDGVRFDVAVFTNLGRDHLDFHADVEDYFSAKALLFTPEHAVRGLVCIDDEYGQRLAREAPIPVRTYGVSPAAAAADWTVSDVALGADGSRFTVHGPDGLTVAGVVPLPGEFNVANALAAIASAAEAGLDAQAVADGIARSGGVPGRLERIDTDRDLTVVVDYAHKPDAVDAVLRTLRPVTRGRLVVVIGAGGDRDRGKRPVMGAIAAELADVVIVTDDNPRSEDPAAIRAEVLAGARDVGSAAEIVEIADRRAAIAEALAGAGDGDVVLVAGKGHETGQEVAGVVHPFDDRQVVRDVLAALDGPA; this comes from the coding sequence ATCGCCCGGGCGCTCGGGCTGGCGCCGGTCTTTCCCGGGGTGAACCTTCTCGGGATGACCCTCGACTCGCGCCGCGTGCAGCCGGGTGACCTGTACGCCGCGCTGCCGGGCAGCCGCGCGCACGGCGCCTCGTTCACCGAGCAGGCATCGACCGGCGGCGCCGCTGCCGTCCTCACCGACCCGTCCGGCGTCGCCGCTGCGTCGGGCTGGGACCTGCCGCTGCTGGTCGTGGACGATCCGCGGGCCGTCCTGGGTGCGGTGGCCGCGCTCGTCTACGGCGAACCTGCTGCCGCCCTCACCACCATCGGCGTGACGGGCACCCAGGGCAAGACCACCGTGACCCGGCTCCTCGACGGCGGCCTGCTCGCCAGCGGGATCCGCAGCGCGGTGGTCGGCACGGTCGGCACCCGGATCGCGGGGGAGGAGGTCAAGACCTCCCTCACGACCCCGGAGGCGCCCGACCTGCACGGCCTCTTCGCCCGGATGCTGGAACTCGACGTGACGGCCTGCACCATGGAGGTGTCCAGCCACGCGCTGGTGATGGGCCGCGTCGACGGCGTCCGCTTCGACGTCGCCGTCTTCACCAACCTCGGGCGCGACCATCTCGACTTCCACGCCGACGTCGAGGACTACTTCTCCGCGAAGGCGCTGCTGTTCACGCCCGAGCACGCCGTGCGCGGACTGGTCTGCATCGATGACGAGTACGGGCAACGTCTGGCCCGCGAGGCCCCCATCCCGGTCCGTACCTACGGCGTCAGCCCGGCGGCCGCTGCTGCGGACTGGACGGTCAGTGACGTCGCTCTCGGTGCCGACGGATCCCGCTTCACGGTGCACGGGCCGGACGGCCTCACGGTCGCCGGCGTCGTACCGCTTCCGGGGGAGTTCAACGTCGCCAACGCGCTCGCGGCCATTGCGTCCGCGGCGGAAGCGGGCCTCGACGCACAGGCCGTGGCGGACGGGATTGCCCGTTCTGGTGGGGTTCCTGGCCGTCTGGAGCGGATCGACACCGACCGCGACCTCACCGTCGTCGTCGACTACGCGCACAAGCCTGATGCGGTCGACGCCGTCCTCCGTACGCTGCGGCCGGTGACCCGCGGCCGCCTCGTCGTGGTCATCGGCGCCGGCGGCGACCGGGACCGTGGCAAGCGTCCCGTGATGGGCGCGATCGCCGCCGAGCTCGCCGACGTCGTGATCGTCACCGACGACAATCCGCGGTCCGAGGATCCCGCCGCCATCCGCGCCGAGGTGCTCGCCGGTGCCCGCGACGTCGGCTCCGCCGCCGAGATCGTGGAGATCGCCGACCGACGCGCCGCGATCGCCGAAGCCCTGGCCGGCGCGGGCGACGGTGACGTGGTCCTGGTGGCCGGCAAGGGACACGAGACCGGCCAGGAGGTCGCCGGCGTGGTGCACCCGTTCGACGACCGCCAGGTGGTGCGCGACGTGCTCGCCGCACTGGACGGCCCCGCATGA
- the murF gene encoding UDP-N-acetylmuramoyl-tripeptide--D-alanyl-D-alanine ligase — MIPLRLSEIARVVGGVLHGHDVVVAGPAYVDSRSPVPDGLFVAIVGERADGHAYADGAHAVLGSRPTSAPTVVVQDPVVALGLLARHLLDRLDTTVIALTGSQGKTGTKDYLAAVLRILTSEQAVVATTANNNNELGVPLTVLRADATTSHVVVEMGARGVGHIAYLCEIAPPQIAAALNVGSAHVGEFGGQEVIAQAKGEIIAALPDDGVAVLNADDPLVASMAARTSARIVSFGTTGAVTWRNLTLDALGRPTFELGYDDQWHAVTLLQSGAHQVLNAAAAAAMAIGAGFAPADVAAALGTAAAASRWRMEVTERADGLVVINDSYNANPESMRAALEALVAIGRGDGGPRRRTVAILGEMKELGDEHEAGHRAVGRAAADLGVDVLVVVTAAARGIADGAQPVSGNTVDEVIVTAGRDDAVDWVRQNAGPEDVVLVKASRGAALELVAESILEETAQ; from the coding sequence ATGATTCCCCTCCGGCTCTCCGAGATCGCTCGCGTGGTCGGCGGAGTGCTGCACGGTCACGACGTCGTCGTCGCCGGTCCCGCGTACGTCGACAGCCGCTCGCCGGTTCCCGACGGGCTCTTCGTCGCGATCGTGGGGGAGCGGGCCGACGGCCACGCCTACGCCGACGGCGCGCACGCCGTACTCGGCAGCCGCCCCACGTCAGCGCCGACCGTCGTCGTCCAGGACCCCGTCGTCGCGCTGGGTCTGCTGGCGCGTCATCTCCTCGACCGGCTCGACACCACGGTCATCGCGCTCACCGGCTCGCAGGGCAAGACCGGCACCAAGGACTACCTCGCCGCGGTCCTGCGGATTCTCACCTCCGAGCAGGCCGTGGTGGCCACCACCGCGAACAACAACAACGAACTCGGCGTGCCGCTCACCGTCCTCCGGGCGGACGCGACCACGAGTCACGTCGTCGTGGAGATGGGGGCTCGCGGGGTCGGCCACATCGCCTACCTGTGCGAGATCGCGCCCCCGCAGATCGCGGCTGCCCTCAACGTCGGCAGCGCCCACGTCGGCGAGTTCGGCGGCCAGGAGGTCATCGCGCAGGCCAAGGGCGAGATCATCGCCGCCCTGCCGGACGACGGCGTCGCCGTCCTCAATGCCGACGACCCCCTCGTGGCGTCGATGGCCGCCCGTACGTCGGCCCGCATCGTCTCGTTCGGGACGACGGGCGCGGTCACCTGGCGCAACCTCACGCTCGACGCGCTGGGCCGCCCCACCTTCGAGCTCGGGTACGACGACCAGTGGCATGCCGTCACGCTCCTGCAGTCCGGCGCGCACCAGGTGCTCAACGCCGCCGCTGCCGCAGCGATGGCGATCGGGGCCGGGTTCGCTCCGGCTGACGTGGCCGCCGCCCTTGGCACGGCCGCTGCCGCATCCCGCTGGCGGATGGAGGTCACCGAGCGCGCCGACGGACTCGTCGTGATCAACGACTCCTACAACGCGAACCCCGAGTCGATGCGCGCCGCGCTGGAGGCGCTGGTCGCCATCGGCCGGGGCGACGGGGGTCCGCGCCGTCGTACCGTCGCGATCCTGGGAGAGATGAAGGAACTCGGCGACGAGCACGAAGCCGGCCACCGCGCGGTCGGCCGTGCCGCCGCCGACCTCGGCGTCGACGTGCTCGTGGTGGTCACCGCAGCCGCTCGCGGCATCGCGGACGGCGCCCAGCCGGTGTCCGGTAACACGGTCGATGAGGTCATCGTCACGGCGGGCCGGGACGACGCAGTGGACTGGGTGCGGCAGAATGCCGGACCGGAGGACGTCGTCCTCGTCAAGGCGTCGCGCGGCGCCGCCTTGGAGCTGGTGGCCGAGAGCATCCTGGAGGAGACAGCGCAGTGA
- the mraY gene encoding phospho-N-acetylmuramoyl-pentapeptide-transferase has product MRAILLGGGISLLISLLGTRVVINLFTQWGYGQEIRDDGPTSHHTKRGTPTMGGVVIILAAVIGYFAAKLITLTTPSASALLLLFLFVGMGLVGFLDDFIKISKQRSLGLRSKAKMAGQTVIAVVFGWLALSSWLEDENGRTPASEKVSFLRELDWFVLPTVLALVLIWLLVAGFSNAVNLTDGLDGLAAGACVMVFGAYMLVNIWQNNQFCQDEPSATCYNVRDPLDLAIIAAAITGACFGFLWWNASPAAIFMGDTGSLALGSALAGFAILSRTELLLVVLGGLFVLETASVMMQVGFFKLTKGKRIFRMAPIHHHFEMLGWEQVTVVIRFWIITGLFVAIGLGIFYAEWVSRL; this is encoded by the coding sequence GTGAGAGCGATCCTTCTCGGAGGCGGCATTTCGCTGCTGATCTCGCTGCTCGGCACACGTGTGGTGATCAATCTGTTCACCCAGTGGGGCTACGGGCAGGAGATCCGCGACGACGGCCCGACGAGCCACCACACCAAGCGCGGCACGCCCACGATGGGCGGCGTCGTCATCATCCTGGCCGCGGTCATCGGTTACTTCGCGGCGAAGCTGATCACGCTCACCACGCCCAGCGCGTCGGCGTTGCTGCTCCTCTTCCTCTTCGTCGGCATGGGCCTGGTCGGCTTCCTCGACGACTTCATCAAGATCTCCAAGCAGCGCAGCCTCGGCTTGCGCAGCAAGGCCAAGATGGCCGGGCAGACCGTGATCGCGGTGGTCTTCGGCTGGTTGGCGCTCTCGTCGTGGCTCGAGGACGAGAACGGCCGCACCCCGGCCAGCGAGAAGGTCTCGTTCCTGCGCGAGCTGGACTGGTTCGTGCTTCCCACGGTCCTGGCCCTGGTGCTGATCTGGCTCCTCGTGGCCGGTTTCAGCAACGCGGTGAACCTCACCGACGGGCTCGACGGCCTCGCGGCCGGCGCCTGCGTGATGGTGTTCGGCGCCTACATGCTCGTCAACATCTGGCAGAACAACCAGTTCTGCCAGGACGAGCCGAGCGCGACCTGTTACAACGTCCGGGATCCGCTCGACCTGGCGATCATCGCGGCGGCGATCACCGGCGCCTGCTTCGGCTTCCTGTGGTGGAACGCCTCGCCAGCGGCGATCTTCATGGGCGACACCGGCTCGCTGGCGCTCGGTAGCGCCCTTGCCGGTTTCGCGATCCTGAGCCGCACCGAACTGCTGCTGGTCGTCCTCGGTGGGCTCTTCGTCCTCGAGACGGCCTCGGTGATGATGCAGGTCGGCTTCTTCAAGCTCACCAAGGGCAAACGCATCTTCCGAATGGCACCCATCCACCACCACTTCGAGATGCTCGGCTGGGAGCAGGTCACCGTGGTGATCCGGTTCTGGATCATCACGGGCCTGTTCGTCGCCATCGGCCTCGGCATCTTCTACGCCGAGTGGGTCTCAAGACTGTGA